A part of Nitrososphaerota archaeon genomic DNA contains:
- a CDS encoding MBL fold metallo-hydrolase: protein MVKITFYGGVEGEIGGNIILLEDEKYDVKIFLDFGINYNLRSRFFEDPFFIPKSLEDLLKIKAIPNLPIYKENFSKDININGVFISHAHTDHYRYISILNRSIPIYLGETSSIIINCFSKMKKPKFEDDFTNIDFRTFRTGEKIKINGLEIEPIHCDHSIVGAYGFIIYTSNGALAYTGDFRMHGPRADLTYDFINKLEEEKVKNIICEGTNLVDFHPITEGEVADKIDFIIKKAKKLVLIDTSFVDIDRIRAIYEVTKKNNRKLVLSERQAFYIYNLISDRKLNVPNVINDENIFVYIKEKKRYDKWEKILQLALGEKIIGNKEIQEEPEEYVFTGSFYSLRELTEIEPPSASIYILSTSEPFTEEREMSYEKLINWLDYYGIPMYHTHASGHVGPLQLQEMMERIKPKKVFPIHTEYPNLFSKFVSKFAEKVILPRKEIKYDL from the coding sequence ATGGTAAAAATTACTTTTTATGGCGGAGTAGAAGGAGAAATTGGAGGAAACATAATTTTATTAGAAGATGAAAAATATGATGTAAAAATATTTCTTGATTTTGGAATAAATTATAATTTAAGATCAAGATTTTTTGAAGATCCTTTCTTTATTCCTAAAAGCTTAGAAGATTTATTAAAAATAAAAGCAATTCCAAATTTACCAATTTATAAGGAAAATTTTTCAAAGGATATTAATATAAATGGAGTTTTTATTTCTCATGCTCATACTGATCATTATAGATATATTTCTATTTTGAATAGATCTATTCCAATTTACTTAGGAGAAACTTCTTCAATAATTATTAATTGCTTTTCTAAAATGAAGAAACCTAAATTTGAAGATGATTTTACTAATATTGATTTTAGAACTTTTAGAACTGGAGAAAAAATAAAAATAAATGGATTAGAAATTGAGCCAATACATTGTGATCATTCGATAGTTGGTGCTTATGGATTCATAATTTATACTTCTAATGGAGCTTTAGCTTATACAGGAGATTTTAGAATGCATGGTCCTAGAGCTGATTTAACTTATGATTTTATTAATAAATTAGAAGAAGAAAAAGTTAAAAATATAATTTGCGAGGGAACAAACTTAGTGGATTTTCATCCAATAACTGAAGGGGAAGTTGCCGATAAAATAGACTTTATTATAAAAAAAGCAAAAAAATTAGTTTTAATAGATACTTCATTTGTTGATATTGATAGAATAAGAGCAATTTATGAAGTAACAAAGAAAAATAATAGAAAATTAGTATTAAGTGAAAGACAAGCTTTTTATATATATAATTTAATAAGCGACAGAAAATTAAATGTGCCTAACGTAATCAATGATGAAAATATTTTTGTTTATATCAAAGAGAAAAAAAGATATGATAAATGGGAAAAAATTTTACAATTAGCTTTAGGAGAAAAAATAATTGGAAATAAAGAAATACAAGAAGAACCAGAAGAATATGTTTTTACTGGAAGTTTCTATAGTTTGAGAGAATTGACAGAAATAGAGCCACCTTCAGCAAGTATTTATATTTTAAGTACCTCTGAACCTTTCACAGAAGAAAGAGAAATGAGTTATGAAAAATTAATTAATTGGTTAGATTATTATGGAATACCGATGTATCATACTCATGCATCGGGTCATGTAGGACCATTACAACTTCAAGAAATGATGGAAAGAATTAAACCTAAAAAAGTATTTCCAATTCATACAGAATATCCAAATTTATTTTCAAAATTCGTATCTAAATTTGCAGAAAAAGTCATATTACCAAGAAAAGAAATAAAATATGATTTATAA
- a CDS encoding D-aminoacyl-tRNA deacylase has protein sequence MKSIFVLSKEDPAGLTIRKVLLEKYPFKYEGEKFQGEEVFNLNNIKLITLKESILFKDYIEKFFKTDLIIFLSRHSSEKGEPSILVHATGNWNEEAKLGGKPKELSVTSTACIREALHTIKKEVEKSNLVDWKIGLEVTHHGPLTEKPSIFIEVGSTIEQWKNIEAAEIIAKAAFSAIEAKNKFSSAVGFGGPHYAPIFTKLVLENLYEIGHIAPKYVFPLNKEIIKKAFEKTIEKPEIALLDWKGLSSINRKKLVDILTEINIKIEKA, from the coding sequence ATGAAGAGTATTTTTGTTTTATCAAAAGAAGATCCAGCGGGATTAACTATTAGGAAAGTTTTATTAGAGAAATATCCTTTTAAATATGAAGGTGAAAAATTTCAAGGAGAAGAAGTTTTTAATTTAAATAATATTAAATTAATAACTTTAAAAGAATCAATTCTTTTTAAAGATTATATAGAAAAATTTTTTAAAACGGACCTTATAATATTCCTTTCACGTCATTCTTCAGAAAAAGGAGAACCTTCAATTTTGGTTCATGCAACTGGAAATTGGAATGAAGAAGCTAAATTGGGTGGAAAACCCAAAGAATTATCTGTAACTTCAACAGCATGTATTAGAGAAGCATTACATACAATTAAGAAAGAAGTTGAGAAAAGTAATTTAGTAGATTGGAAAATTGGTTTGGAAGTAACTCATCATGGACCGTTAACCGAGAAACCATCAATATTCATTGAAGTAGGAAGTACTATTGAGCAATGGAAAAATATTGAAGCTGCTGAAATAATAGCAAAAGCTGCTTTTTCTGCTATAGAAGCTAAAAATAAATTTTCTTCAGCGGTTGGATTTGGAGGACCACATTATGCACCAATATTTACCAAATTAGTTTTAGAGAATTTATACGAAATAGGACATATAGCCCCTAAGTATGTTTTTCCATTAAATAAAGAAATTATAAAGAAAGCATTTGAGAAAACTATAGAAAAACCTGAAATAGCATTATTAGATTGGAAAGGATTATCTAGCATAAATAGGAAAAAACTAGTTGATATATTAACAGAAATTAATATAAAAATAGAAAAAGCTTAA
- a CDS encoding energy-coupling factor transporter ATPase has protein sequence MNSEEYEIILKNVTYKYPGSDKPALKNIDLKVRKGEILLITGPTGAGKTTLCSLINGLIPHFYGGSLEGDVIVRGINTKNSYIGYLSTIVGLLFQDPSSQLVTASVEDEIAFGLENLGLTIDEINERIDWALDFIGLKEYKQQPPYALSGGQQQACALASILAMRPLIYVLDEPTSNLDPIGSLNVFKLLRKISLEEKKTILIVEHKLEELIDLVDRVIVMNEGKIIMEGSPREILGGGAEFLNSIGLEAPQIALFAHEAKKLGINSSSIPLTIDEGYECFSKILKNIKEKITIPQEEIHQFEKIEKEAIIQVKDVWFQYPSGTIALKGVTTNFYKGEFVAIIGQNGSGKTTLAKNINGLLRPTKGEVIVFNMNTKIVPIHKIINYVGYVFQNPDHQLFSRRVYDEIAFGPKNLSLSKDEVNKRVIEVSKMLNIDNLLEEKPYELSKGHRQRIAIASILSMMPEVLIIDEPTTGQDPRGRREVMDIFKKLHSLGKTIIVITHDMNIVAEYAQRCIVMNEGEILIDGTTKEVFMREDILKKAHLKPPIITQLFKKLSSEYNIKPDVLTVEEAINVLKNILKVE, from the coding sequence ATGAACTCAGAAGAATATGAAATAATATTAAAAAACGTAACTTATAAATATCCTGGTTCTGATAAACCTGCATTAAAAAATATCGATTTGAAAGTTAGAAAAGGAGAAATTTTACTTATTACTGGTCCTACAGGAGCTGGAAAAACTACATTATGCAGCTTAATTAATGGTTTGATACCTCACTTTTATGGAGGCTCATTAGAAGGAGATGTTATTGTTCGTGGAATTAATACGAAGAATTCTTATATTGGTTATTTATCTACGATTGTTGGATTATTATTTCAAGATCCATCAAGTCAACTTGTAACAGCTTCTGTTGAAGATGAAATTGCTTTTGGTCTTGAAAATTTAGGATTAACAATAGATGAAATTAATGAAAGGATTGATTGGGCTTTAGATTTTATTGGTTTAAAAGAATATAAACAACAGCCACCTTATGCTCTTTCTGGTGGTCAGCAGCAAGCATGTGCTTTAGCTTCTATATTAGCTATGAGACCTTTAATATATGTTCTTGATGAACCTACTTCTAATCTTGATCCGATAGGAAGTTTAAATGTTTTTAAACTTTTAAGAAAAATTTCTTTAGAAGAAAAAAAGACAATACTTATTGTTGAACATAAACTTGAGGAATTAATAGATTTGGTTGATAGAGTAATCGTAATGAATGAAGGTAAAATAATAATGGAGGGTAGCCCTAGAGAAATTTTAGGAGGAGGAGCAGAATTTTTAAATAGCATTGGTTTAGAAGCCCCCCAAATAGCACTTTTTGCTCATGAAGCAAAAAAGCTTGGCATAAATTCATCAAGCATACCGCTTACTATTGATGAAGGATATGAGTGTTTCTCAAAAATTCTTAAAAACATTAAAGAAAAAATAACCATACCACAAGAAGAAATTCATCAATTTGAAAAAATTGAAAAAGAAGCAATAATTCAAGTAAAAGATGTTTGGTTTCAATATCCAAGTGGAACAATTGCTCTTAAAGGAGTAACAACTAATTTTTATAAAGGAGAATTTGTAGCAATAATTGGACAAAATGGTTCAGGTAAAACAACTTTAGCAAAAAACATAAATGGATTATTAAGACCAACAAAAGGAGAAGTAATAGTTTTTAATATGAATACTAAAATTGTTCCAATTCATAAAATAATTAATTATGTAGGATATGTTTTTCAAAATCCAGACCATCAATTATTTTCAAGAAGAGTTTATGATGAAATTGCTTTTGGACCTAAAAACCTAAGCTTATCTAAAGATGAAGTTAATAAAAGAGTTATTGAAGTTTCAAAAATGCTTAACATAGATAATTTGCTTGAAGAAAAACCATATGAATTAAGTAAAGGACATAGGCAACGTATAGCAATAGCATCAATCCTTTCAATGATGCCTGAAGTATTAATCATAGATGAACCAACAACTGGTCAAGATCCACGTGGTAGAAGAGAAGTAATGGATATCTTTAAGAAACTACATTCTTTAGGTAAAACAATCATAGTAATCACACATGATATGAATATTGTTGCTGAATATGCTCAAAGATGCATTGTTATGAATGAAGGTGAAATATTAATAGATGGAACGACGAAAGAAGTATTCATGAGAGAAGATATATTAAAGAAAGCTCATTTAAAACCTCCAATAATTACTCAATTATTTAAGAAATTAAGTAGTGAGTATAATATTAAACCAGATGTATTAACAGTAGAAGAAGCTATAAATGTTTTAAAAAATATTCTTAAGGTGGAATAA
- a CDS encoding ArgE/DapE family deacylase yields the protein MKRNMNMKEKIWKEIDNKKSTIIKLASDLIKIPSENPPGDMSQISSFIIDHLKSYGLKYEIYEIEKGRINIICKLGSLNKPLLMLNGHMDVVPAGDSSRWSFPPYSGEIKNGFILGRGASDMKGGLAGIIATMEFLAESNINLPGSLVLVIVPDEETGSYYGNEWIMKQKIFNPTACIIAEPTSIDSIDVGQRGALWIRITVKGKPIHGSLSPYLGDNAIMKSFDICKKVLKLTEIKSTPPLDIKETIDFSQAFIEKLISFKNIGKILISPSVNIGMINGGTKINMVPDKCNIDVDIRLPIGLSVEQVKKELISLLKEYEKDIELNVITAMEPNYTSPKENIVKCLYKNIREVTSIEPKIFVQWASSDARFFRYAGIPTIHYGPSIIEGIHGYDEKVKAEDVVIATKVYIGTVIDFFKSNFE from the coding sequence ATGAAAAGAAATATGAATATGAAAGAAAAAATTTGGAAGGAAATAGACAATAAAAAATCAACTATAATTAAACTTGCTTCTGATTTAATAAAAATTCCAAGTGAAAATCCTCCAGGAGATATGAGTCAAATTAGTTCTTTCATAATTGATCATTTAAAATCATATGGTTTAAAATATGAAATTTACGAAATTGAAAAAGGAAGAATAAATATTATTTGTAAATTAGGTTCTTTAAATAAACCATTATTAATGCTTAATGGTCATATGGATGTAGTTCCAGCTGGTGATTCTTCTAGATGGAGTTTTCCACCATATAGTGGAGAAATAAAAAATGGCTTTATTCTTGGACGTGGAGCATCTGATATGAAAGGTGGATTAGCTGGAATAATAGCTACAATGGAATTTTTAGCTGAAAGTAATATAAACCTTCCTGGATCATTAGTTTTAGTTATTGTTCCAGATGAAGAAACAGGTAGTTATTATGGAAATGAATGGATAATGAAGCAAAAAATTTTTAATCCAACAGCTTGTATAATTGCTGAACCAACAAGTATAGATTCTATTGATGTAGGCCAACGTGGAGCTTTATGGATTAGAATTACTGTAAAAGGTAAACCTATTCATGGAAGTTTATCTCCATATCTTGGAGATAATGCTATAATGAAATCTTTTGATATATGTAAAAAGGTTCTTAAACTTACAGAAATAAAATCTACTCCACCATTGGATATAAAAGAAACAATAGATTTTTCACAAGCATTTATTGAAAAATTAATTAGTTTTAAAAATATTGGTAAAATTCTTATTTCTCCATCGGTAAATATTGGAATGATTAATGGTGGAACAAAAATAAATATGGTTCCAGATAAATGTAACATAGATGTAGATATAAGATTGCCAATAGGTCTTTCTGTAGAACAAGTAAAGAAAGAATTAATTTCACTTTTAAAAGAGTATGAAAAAGACATCGAATTGAATGTGATCACTGCTATGGAGCCTAATTATACTTCTCCTAAAGAAAATATAGTAAAATGTTTATATAAAAATATTAGAGAAGTAACTTCAATTGAACCAAAGATTTTTGTTCAATGGGCATCAAGTGATGCAAGATTTTTCAGATATGCCGGTATTCCAACTATCCATTATGGCCCATCAATAATTGAAGGTATTCATGGATATGATGAGAAAGTTAAAGCAGAAGATGTGGTAATTGCTACTAAAGTTTATATCGGAACAGTTATAGATTTCTTTAAGAGTAATTTTGAATAA
- a CDS encoding aspartate/glutamate racemase family protein, translating into MNIGLIRVVTLYNEEALNAHGSLIMKHYPEFNVISKCINDQPLGIYDEESKKKAIPKIIDLAKNFEKEKVNAIIISCADDPAVKEIREFLKIPIIGAGTASATLALALGEKIGVIGIGEEPPKSIQKILKDHLVAYVKPKRVFTTHDIKKNINEVIYLATKISKSIDVLTFACTGFSANMDLLSLSKKINKIVVDPVLASANHTYYLLKNSMSI; encoded by the coding sequence ATGAATATTGGGTTAATTAGAGTTGTTACTCTATATAATGAAGAAGCATTAAATGCTCATGGGTCATTAATAATGAAGCATTATCCAGAATTTAATGTTATTAGTAAATGCATTAATGATCAACCATTAGGCATATATGATGAAGAAAGTAAGAAGAAAGCAATACCTAAAATAATCGATTTAGCTAAAAATTTTGAAAAAGAAAAAGTTAATGCAATAATAATTAGTTGTGCTGATGACCCTGCTGTTAAAGAAATTAGAGAATTCTTAAAAATACCTATAATTGGAGCTGGAACTGCTTCTGCAACATTAGCTTTAGCATTAGGTGAAAAAATTGGAGTTATAGGAATAGGTGAAGAGCCACCTAAAAGTATTCAAAAAATATTAAAAGATCATCTTGTAGCTTATGTAAAACCAAAGAGAGTATTTACAACACATGATATAAAAAAGAATATTAATGAAGTAATATATTTAGCAACTAAAATTTCTAAATCTATTGATGTATTAACTTTTGCATGTACGGGTTTTTCAGCAAATATGGATTTATTAAGCTTAAGTAAAAAAATTAATAAAATAGTAGTCGACCCAGTTCTTGCTTCAGCTAATCATACATATTATCTTTTAAAGAATTCTATGTCAATTTAA
- a CDS encoding energy-coupling factor transporter transmembrane component T, translating into MALEYISGKSIFHRLDPRTKMIFFLFILIILLAIEDTIIVALILLSIFGLYKLAGIPMKKLTGIVKPILPAFILFILLNYFVSPPREAKIYFYLVPGMAPVTLETTLIGITSALRFILFICITRFITLVTPIADILVAISKMGAPPEFAVALGIAFASVPVLINQFQTVIEAQKSRGAKIEQKNPIKKFFALVPVIVPSIFLTVLRGMDISKAIESKAFTYNPAKRTYRKTISMKRIDYAFIALVAIITIIISILRWGFNFFRYDSTLKFLIEIIKNILKLT; encoded by the coding sequence ATGGCTTTAGAATATATTTCTGGAAAAAGCATATTTCATAGATTAGATCCAAGAACTAAAATGATTTTCTTTCTGTTCATATTAATAATTCTATTAGCTATTGAAGATACAATAATAGTTGCTTTAATTCTATTAAGTATTTTTGGACTATATAAATTAGCTGGAATACCTATGAAAAAATTAACAGGAATAGTTAAACCCATCTTGCCGGCTTTCATATTGTTTATTTTACTAAATTATTTTGTTTCACCTCCACGTGAAGCAAAAATATACTTTTATCTTGTTCCAGGAATGGCTCCAGTAACACTTGAAACAACTCTTATAGGAATTACTAGTGCTTTACGCTTTATTCTATTCATTTGTATAACTAGATTTATTACATTAGTAACACCTATAGCAGATATACTGGTTGCAATTTCTAAAATGGGTGCTCCACCAGAATTTGCAGTTGCTTTAGGAATAGCTTTTGCATCTGTTCCAGTATTAATTAATCAATTTCAGACTGTTATAGAAGCACAAAAATCTCGTGGAGCAAAAATAGAGCAAAAGAATCCAATAAAGAAATTCTTTGCTCTTGTTCCAGTAATAGTTCCAAGTATTTTCTTAACAGTTTTAAGAGGAATGGATATATCCAAAGCAATAGAATCAAAAGCATTCACTTATAATCCAGCTAAAAGAACTTATAGAAAAACAATTTCAATGAAAAGAATAGATTATGCTTTTATAGCATTAGTTGCAATAATTACGATAATAATTAGTATATTAAGGTGGGGATTTAACTTTTTCAGATATGATTCAACACTTAAGTTCTTAATTGAGATTATAAAAAATATTCTTAAATTGACATAG
- a CDS encoding thioredoxin family protein: protein MSIKIDEQTLNYTKELFKKLESEVKLYLFTTKMHCLYCNEVEKLIDIISNLSNLIKVIKCECEVDSPEAKKFGIDKHPAIVFHGKEEYNIRYFGIPGGYEYGVLIEDIVDVSLGKTDLSKEIIEKLSKIDKPVHIQVFVTPTCPYCPIAARTAHKFAIINKNIKADVIEAIEFPKLARKYNVFAVPKIIINDTIEFEGAVPEEFFLNKILEALEKSE from the coding sequence ATGAGTATAAAAATAGATGAGCAAACTTTAAACTATACTAAAGAATTATTTAAGAAACTTGAATCAGAAGTTAAATTATACCTTTTTACAACTAAAATGCATTGCTTATATTGTAATGAAGTTGAGAAATTAATCGATATTATCTCGAATCTTTCAAATTTAATTAAAGTTATAAAATGTGAATGTGAAGTAGATTCTCCTGAAGCAAAGAAATTTGGTATAGATAAACATCCTGCAATAGTTTTTCATGGAAAAGAAGAATATAATATTAGATATTTTGGTATACCTGGAGGATATGAATATGGAGTTTTAATTGAAGATATTGTTGATGTTTCATTAGGAAAAACGGACCTTTCAAAAGAAATAATAGAAAAATTATCTAAAATAGATAAACCTGTTCATATACAAGTTTTTGTTACGCCAACTTGTCCATATTGTCCAATTGCTGCAAGAACAGCTCATAAATTTGCTATAATTAATAAAAATATTAAAGCAGATGTAATTGAAGCTATAGAATTTCCTAAATTAGCTAGAAAATATAATGTTTTTGCAGTTCCTAAAATAATTATAAATGATACTATTGAATTTGAAGGAGCAGTTCCTGAAGAATTTTTCTTGAATAAAATTTTAGAAGCATTAGAGAAAAGCGAATAA
- a CDS encoding DUF1177 domain-containing protein, with protein sequence MSCMKEVIDIIDLLDSAKINGLEIAEFLNSYGIKNIDVKTISNKKGKTDFIKILIPGINGKYNNGDAPTLGIIGRLGGIGARPEIKGIVSDADGAIVALSSALKLGKMILNGDQLNGDVIITTHICPNAPTLPHYPVPFMNSPVDMMGLLKLEVDERMDAILSIDATKGNRVIKIHGFAITPTVKEGWILKVSEDLINIYERVVGDVAYIVPITMQDITPYGNGIYHINSIMQPWLMTNAPIVGVATTARLPIPGCGTGCNYILGLEAATRFCIEVAKDFTSNKCKFYDEEEFKKIINLYGSMKNILRKF encoded by the coding sequence ATGTCTTGTATGAAAGAAGTTATTGATATTATAGATTTGCTTGATAGTGCTAAAATTAATGGTTTAGAAATTGCTGAATTTCTTAATTCATATGGTATTAAAAATATTGATGTTAAAACAATTAGTAATAAAAAAGGTAAAACAGATTTTATTAAAATATTGATTCCTGGAATAAATGGTAAGTATAATAATGGAGATGCACCAACTCTTGGAATCATTGGAAGATTGGGTGGAATTGGTGCAAGACCAGAAATTAAAGGAATTGTTTCAGATGCTGATGGAGCCATAGTTGCTTTGTCTTCTGCTTTAAAATTAGGCAAAATGATTCTTAATGGAGATCAATTGAATGGTGATGTTATTATAACTACTCATATTTGCCCAAATGCACCAACATTGCCACATTATCCAGTTCCGTTTATGAATTCACCAGTTGATATGATGGGACTTCTTAAACTTGAAGTTGATGAAAGAATGGATGCTATTCTTTCTATTGATGCAACTAAAGGAAATAGAGTTATAAAAATTCATGGATTTGCAATAACTCCAACAGTTAAAGAAGGATGGATATTAAAAGTAAGCGAAGATCTAATAAATATTTATGAGAGAGTAGTAGGAGATGTAGCTTATATAGTTCCAATAACTATGCAAGACATTACTCCATATGGAAATGGAATATATCATATTAATAGTATAATGCAACCTTGGCTTATGACAAATGCTCCAATAGTAGGAGTTGCAACAACTGCTAGGCTTCCAATTCCAGGATGTGGAACAGGATGTAATTATATTCTAGGTTTAGAAGCAGCTACAAGATTTTGTATCGAGGTAGCTAAGGATTTTACATCTAATAAATGTAAATTTTATGATGAAGAAGAATTTAAGAAAATAATTAATCTTTATGGTTCAATGAAAAATATACTTAGAAAATTTTAA
- the mtnA gene encoding S-methyl-5-thioribose-1-phosphate isomerase — protein sequence MRTIEWRGGEVSLIDQTLLPMKFEYVICKNYEEIAEAIEKMKIRGAPAIGVAAAMGIALAAYNSKANTKQELLNDLKKAEERIKSTRPTAVNLFWAIDRMMKLAKESNENVKEIILKLVKEANLIAEEDIKINKAIGENGEKLIEDGDVIGTICNAGALATVDYGTALGVIRSAWNKGKKIKVIAMETRPFFQGARLTSWELKKDGIPVTVITDNSIGLIMQKGMINKMIVGADRILKDGSVFNKIGTYTAAVLAKNHNIPFYVAAPLSTIDLYSKPQDIIIEQRDPKEVYDPFNIGYRIVPENVEILNFAFDYTPSEYVSAIITEKGVAYPPFINSIIKLFKS from the coding sequence ATGAGAACAATTGAATGGAGAGGTGGAGAGGTTTCTTTAATAGATCAAACTTTACTTCCTATGAAATTTGAATATGTTATTTGTAAGAATTATGAAGAAATTGCTGAAGCTATTGAAAAAATGAAAATTCGCGGAGCACCTGCAATAGGAGTTGCTGCAGCTATGGGTATTGCACTTGCAGCATATAATAGTAAAGCAAATACAAAGCAAGAATTATTAAATGATTTAAAGAAAGCTGAGGAAAGAATAAAATCTACTAGACCAACCGCAGTAAATTTATTTTGGGCAATAGATAGAATGATGAAATTAGCTAAAGAAAGTAATGAAAATGTAAAAGAAATTATTTTAAAACTTGTAAAAGAAGCAAATTTAATAGCTGAAGAAGATATAAAAATAAATAAAGCTATAGGTGAAAATGGTGAAAAATTAATTGAAGATGGAGATGTTATTGGAACGATATGTAATGCAGGTGCTCTTGCAACTGTTGATTATGGAACAGCTTTAGGAGTTATACGTTCAGCTTGGAATAAAGGGAAAAAAATTAAAGTTATTGCAATGGAAACAAGACCTTTTTTTCAAGGTGCTCGTTTAACATCTTGGGAACTTAAAAAAGATGGAATTCCAGTTACTGTTATTACAGATAATTCAATAGGATTAATTATGCAAAAAGGGATGATTAATAAAATGATTGTTGGTGCAGATCGTATATTAAAAGATGGTTCTGTATTTAATAAAATTGGAACATATACGGCAGCTGTTTTAGCTAAAAATCATAATATTCCTTTCTATGTAGCTGCTCCATTATCAACTATTGATTTATATTCAAAACCTCAAGATATTATTATTGAGCAACGTGATCCAAAAGAAGTTTATGACCCATTTAATATTGGATATAGGATTGTTCCAGAAAATGTAGAAATTTTAAATTTTGCATTCGATTATACCCCATCAGAATATGTTTCAGCAATAATTACTGAGAAAGGGGTTGCTTATCCACCCTTTATTAATTCTATTATTAAACTATTTAAATCATAA
- a CDS encoding FAD-dependent oxidoreductase: protein MSFLISTQPMYDIVIIGGGPAGLTAGMYASSLGLKTLIIEGDTPPRITLATKINNYPGFPEGINGIDLLNRIKKQALSYGVEIIKGNVASLNLIGPLKTIIVKNKTITCKAIILAIGIKSTKLKIEGEDKFIGLGLSYCAVCDGPLFKNKKVLLIGSGEEAIEDALFLSDLASEVFFIALEKIDEKQIDLLKSHGIKILEGVKLKAIEGEKIVQKVLLEKIDGKEEVLNIDGVFIASREVPLIKILAKAGLEIEENYIKVNHKQETNIEGVYAAGDCTGGGAQVVIAAGEGAKAAINAAAYIKKSDKIPTLWQK from the coding sequence ATGTCTTTTTTAATTTCAACTCAACCAATGTACGATATAGTAATAATAGGTGGAGGCCCTGCTGGATTAACTGCTGGAATGTATGCTTCAAGTCTTGGATTAAAAACTTTAATAATAGAAGGAGATACTCCACCACGTATTACATTAGCTACTAAGATAAATAATTATCCTGGATTTCCAGAAGGAATAAATGGTATAGATTTACTTAATAGAATTAAAAAACAAGCACTATCATATGGGGTTGAAATAATAAAAGGGAATGTTGCTAGTTTAAATCTTATTGGTCCATTAAAAACTATAATAGTAAAAAATAAAACTATAACTTGCAAAGCTATAATCTTAGCAATTGGAATAAAAAGTACTAAATTGAAAATTGAAGGTGAGGATAAATTCATAGGTTTAGGATTATCTTATTGTGCAGTATGTGATGGCCCTCTTTTTAAGAATAAAAAAGTTTTATTAATTGGAAGCGGTGAAGAAGCTATAGAAGACGCATTATTTTTAAGTGATTTAGCTTCAGAAGTTTTCTTCATAGCTTTAGAAAAAATTGATGAAAAACAAATTGATTTATTGAAAAGTCATGGAATAAAAATCCTTGAAGGAGTAAAATTAAAAGCTATAGAAGGAGAAAAAATAGTTCAAAAAGTTTTATTAGAAAAAATTGATGGAAAAGAAGAAGTACTTAATATTGATGGAGTTTTTATAGCTAGCAGAGAAGTGCCGTTAATAAAAATTCTTGCAAAAGCTGGATTGGAAATAGAAGAAAATTATATTAAAGTAAATCATAAACAAGAAACAAATATTGAAGGAGTTTATGCTGCTGGAGATTGTACTGGTGGAGGAGCACAAGTAGTTATAGCTGCTGGGGAAGGAGCAAAAGCAGCTATTAATGCTGCTGCATATATTAAAAAATCTGATAAGATTCCTACTTTATGGCAAAAATAA